One part of the Prionailurus bengalensis isolate Pbe53 chromosome B2, Fcat_Pben_1.1_paternal_pri, whole genome shotgun sequence genome encodes these proteins:
- the DSE gene encoding dermatan-sulfate epimerase isoform X3 produces the protein MGISIPPQSPTHQLHGLAHGKPSSDESRYDASLKSVPPLDFGTPTLHYFEDWGVVTYGSALPAEINRSFLSFKSGKLGGRAIYDIVHRNKYKDWIKGWRNFNAGHEHPDQNSFTFAPNGVPFITEALYGPKYTFFNNVLMFSPAVSKSCFSPWEGQVTEDCSSKWSKYKHDLAASCQGRVVAAMEKNGVVFIRGEGVGAYNPQLNLRSVQRNLILLHPQLLLLVDQIHLGEDSPLETAASFFHNVDVPFEETVVDGVHGAFIRQRDGLYKMYWMDDTGYSEKATFASVTYPRGYPYNGTNYVNVTMHLRSPITRTAYLFIGPSVDVQSFSIHGDSQQLDVFVATSQHAYATYLWTGETTGQSAFAQVIADRQKILFDRSSAIKSTTVPEVKDYAAIVEQNLQHFKPVFQLLEKQILSRVRNTASFRKTAERLLRFSDKRQTEEAIDRIFAISQQQQQQSKSKKNRRAGKRYKFVDAVPDIFAQIEVNEKKIRQKAQILAQKELPIDEDEEMKDLLDFADVTYEKHKNGGLMKGRFGQTRMMTTRSRAPSASYTKLFLILNIAIFFVMLAMQLTYFQRAQSLHGQRCLYAVLLIDSCILLWLYSSCSQSQC, from the coding sequence GTATGATGCCAGCTTGAAATCCGTTCCTCCTCTGGATTTTGGCACCCCTACGTTGCATTATTTTGAAGACTGGGGTGTTGTGACTTACGGAAGTGCCCTGCCTGCAGAAATCAATAGATCGTTTCTTTCCTTCAAGTCAGGAAAACTGGGGGGCCGTGCAATATATGACATTGTccacagaaacaaatacaaagattGGATCAAAGGATGGAGAAACTTTAATGCCGGGCACGAGCATCCTGATCAAAACTCATTTACTTTTGCTCCCAATGGTGTGCCTTTCATCACTGAGGCTCTCTATGGGCCAAAGTACACCTTCTTCAACAATGTTTTGATGTTTTCCCCAGCTGTGTCAAAGAGCTGCTTTTCTCCCTGGGAGGGTCAGGTCACGGAAGACTGCTCATCGAAATGGTCTAAATACAAGCATGACCTGGCCGCCAGCTGCCAGGGGAGAGTGGTTGCagcaatggagaaaaatggagtgGTTTTCATCCGAGGGGAAGGTGTGGGAGCTTATAACCCCCAGCTTAATCTGAGGAGCGTGCAGAGGAATCTGATCCTCCTTCATCCACAGCTCCTTCTCCTCGTGGACCAAATACACCTGGGAGAGGACAGCCCCTTGGAGACCGCCGCAAGCTTCTTCCACAATGTGGATGTTCCCTTTGAGGAAACAGTGGTAGATGGGGTCCACGGGGCTTTTATCAGGCAACGGGATGGTCTGTACAAAATGTACTGGATGGATGATACCGGCTACAGTGAGAAAGCAACCTTTGCTTCAGTGACATACCCTCGGGGCTATCCCTACAACGGGACAAACTACGTGAATGTCACCATGCACCTCCGGAGTCCCATCACCAGGACCGCTTACCTCTTTATAGGGCCGTCTGTAGATGTTCAGAGTTTCAGCATCCACGGGGACTCCCAGCAACTGGATGTGTTCGTAGCCACCAGCCAGCATGCCTACGCCACTTACCTTTGGACAGGAGAGACCACGGGACAGTCTGCCTTTGCACAGGTCATTGCAGATCGTCAGAAAATTCTGTTCGACCGGAGTTCAGCCATCAAGAGCACCACTGTGCCCGAGGTGAAGGACTACGCTGCTATTGTGGAACAGAACCTGCAGCATTTTAAGCCAGTGTTCCAGCTGCTGGAGAAGCAGATCCTGTCCCGAGTCCGGAACACAGCTAGCTTTAGGAAGACCGCTGAGCGCCTGCTGAGATTTTCAGACAAGAGGCAGACGGAGGAGGCCATTGATAGGATTTTTGCCATatcgcagcagcagcagcagcagagcaAGTCAAAGAAAAACCGAAGGGCAGGCAAACGCTATAAATTTGTGGACGCGGTCCCTGATATTTTTGCACAGATTGAGGTCAATGAAAAAAAGATTCGACAGAAAGCTCAGATTCTAGCACAGAAAGAACTGCCCATAGACGAAGATGAAGAGATGAAAGACCTTttagattttgcagatgtaacgTATGAGAAACACAAAAACGGGGGCTTGATGAAAGGCCGGTTTGGACAGACGCGGATGATGACAACTCGCAGCAGAGCCCCTTCCGCTTCGTACACCAAACTATTCCTGATCCTGAACATCGCTATTTTCTTTGTCATGTTGGCAATGCAGCTGACTTATTTCCAGAGGGCCCAGAGCCTGCATGGCCAAAGATGCCTTTACGCAGTCCTTCTCATAGACAGCTGTATTTTACTGTGGTTGTACTCGTCCTGTTCCCAGTCACAGTGTTAG